The window CTGGGGGATGTTGAAAAATCTGCCGGGGCCGACGACACTGGACGGCAGCTCATGAGGGTCACTCATCGGCGGTTTTTGCGCGTCATTTTTTCTTCACCTCACCTACGGCACGGCTTGTGAGTTTACCTCCTGATTATCCCGATCCGTCGGAAGCTTGTACCGCCGACACGGTCGGAGCGAAGTCAATTCTTTTAGTCGACGACACGGAAGTACTCCGCGAGCGACTCGCGATGGCGATGCGGAGCCGCGGTCTCGAGGCCCTCACGGCAGGAAATTACGAGGAAGCGGTCAGCATCTTTCAGCGTAATCCCTGCGATCTCGCGGTGCTGGATTTGCGGATGCCCGGTCGCAGCGGCCTCGATCTGCTGCGCAGGCTGCTGCAAATCAAACCGGATTGCCGGATCATCATGCTCTCAGGTTTCGGCAGCATCCCGGCCTCAATCGATGCCGTCCGCGCCGGCGCGGTCAACTTTTTGAGCAAACCCGCCGACGCAGACGACATTCTATCTGCCTTCGTCCGCGGCGATGAACCTATCGTCCCAGAAGGCGGCTTGGCATTCCCCGCGCCTTCCCTGGCCCGCAACGAGTGGGAGCATATTCACCGTGTCCTCGCCGACTGCAATAACAACATCTCCGAAGCCGCGAGGCGATTGGGAATTCATCGCCGATCACTCCAGCGTAAACTTCGCAAGCGTGCACCAATCGATCCCAAAACTCCAGGAGCAGAAGATTTTTTTGATGGCGAGGCAGAGTTTGAAGGCGATGAGGAGTGAACGATCAAGCAGAGTCCAGCCGGACTCGCCGCGAGCCTGATATTGTTACTCACTCTCTCTACCCTTCACCCTCCTTCCACGCCATCAAAATTGTCTTTTGGTGGTCAATTGCTCTGTGGGCCATGTGCGCGGTGTCGGGGCGATGGCAGCCGCATCTTGTTTCAGATTCTGCGAGTTACCTGGACTATCCATTCGCGTCACTGGAATCGATGGCGCGTTATTCGCGGTTGCCCGCCTATCCGGCGCTCCTGCGTGCCTGCCTAGCAATCGCGCCGAGCGAATCGGTGGGACTGCAATTAGTGGTGCTTGTTCAAATCCTGTTGCAAGCGATTGCGGTTTCTTTCTTCATGATCGAAATGCGGCGATGGGGACTCTCGCGTAGTGCTGCTATCGCGGCGGCGGCAGCGGTCGCGGTGGGCTGTTCGTTTTGGGATCATGTATCCACCATCGCAACCGATTGCGCGGCCATGTCATGGGGTGTGATCACGGCAGCGTGCATACTTCGAGGCTGGCGAATTGGGTTTTCAACGCCGCTCGCTGCGGGCGTCGCTGCGAGCAGTTTATTGTCGATCAGCTTGCGGCCTGCCTACCTATTTCTACTGCCGTGGGTGATCACGATGGTGCTGTTTCGCGCGGGGGATGGCGTGCTGCCGCCCTGGACACGTCGCTGGAGGGATGTGGCTGTCATCGGCTCGCTGCCACTGGTTGTGCTGCTCGGTTGGTGTCAGTTTCGATACACCGTTGCCAACGATTTTTCACTGTTGCCGTTCGGCCATCAGAATATGGCGGCCGTGACGACCCAACTGCTCGACAACGATGAACTGGAGCAGATGTCGGGACCTGGAGGTGCATTGGCTTCCGAAATCGCGAGGCGTCGAGTTGCCGTTTCAACCGGCCGCAGCGGCCGAGCGAGTCAGCCCGGAACGGGGGCGATCGACGGACTCGATCTGCGAGTGACCAGTGATCCTTCTCTGCGAGCGGACTCCTACATGACCTTGGAAAACCGTTGGGATGCGATGACATATCTTGTGGCCATCCCCGCAGCGATCGCAGTTGCCGGCGATGACCCGATCGATCAACATCGCTTGTTGGCTGAGCTTGACCGTCAGATTGTGCTGGCCTACCCGTTGCGGTATGCGAGATGGTGGATGCTAGCGATGCGTCGTGGTATCTGGGGTTCGGTGGCCAACATCGTCATGCATCCTATTTTTCTCATGGTGATCGTGTTGGCTGCGGGCGTTGCGATGCTGGTTTGCATTTGGCCGCAAGTCATCTCGTCGCGGGCAGAAATGGATTCCGAACCTGCCAGGTGCTCCGCACGAGCACGCCGTGCCTTGGTATTGCTCGCGATCAGCTACGCTGCGACAGGGCTCGCCTTTGTGGCTCTCACCAGCCCGACGATTGGTCGGTTTTCCGATGCCGCGTTTGTATTCCTGCCGAGTCTCGCAGCGCTCGCCATGGTATCAAAGTGTGGGCGATTGCGACTGTCGCTCGGCCAATCCAGCCGGTAGCGGCCAGCCCTCATGTTTGGATCACGAGAACCATGTGTGTGGTGCGTCACGCACAAGTTCGTCATTGCGACCGAATTGCGGACGGATCAGAGCCGAGATGCCACGGCAATCAATGGCCAGTGTTGCCAAGAGGTGGTGTCGTGTCTACTGATTAACGAGCTTCGACTCTACTCCGCATTCACTAATCTGATCTACCAAGGCACTTCACAATGGAAACGCTTGACCTCGCCAAATTCGAATGGAAAACAGTCGTTCGGCAGTTGACGAGAGATGACTTTGACGCCCTGACGGCTTTGGCAGAGAAGTGTTTTCCAGGGATGCCCACGTTTGGTCGTGAAGAGCTCGAGAGCCAGCTTGAGATTTTCCCAGAAGGCCAGATCGTCGTTGAGATTGACGGCAAGATTGCCGCCTCCTCATCGAGTCTGATATTGGAATATGATGCCGGCTTGGAATGGCACAACTGGAAAGCGATCTCTGACTCCGGCTTCATTCGCAATCACAAACCCAAGGGGGACACGCTCTATGGGATTGAGATCATGGTCGATCCCGAGTTTCGCGGCATGAAGCTGTCGCGGCGTCTCTACGATGCCCGCAAAGATCTCTGTCGCCGTATGAATCTCGCTCAGATCATCATTGGCGGCCGGATCCCAGGCTACCATCGCCGGGCCGATGAGATGTCCGCGCGCGAATATATCGACAGTGTTCTGGAAAAGAATAACTACGATCCTGTGCTCACCGCCCAACTGTCCAACGGGTTTATTGTCCGCGGCCTGATTCCGAACTACCTACCCTCGGACACGGAATCGTGCGGCTACGCTACGTACGCCATTTGGACGAACCTGGAACATATTCCGGGCGCCAAACGCCGCTTTCATCATGTGATCGAACCGATTCGCGTGTGCGTCGTGCAGTACCAGTTGAGGACCATCAAGAACTTTGACGAATTTGCTCAGCAGTGCGAGTTCTTTTTGGATACGGCATCAGACTACAAATGCGACTTCGTGCTGTTTCCTGAGTTGTTCACAACGCAGCTGCTTTCATGCGTTGACGCGACCCGTCCCGGCCAAGCCGCCCGGCAGCTCGCGGCGTTCACGCCGCAGTACCTCGATCTATTTACGGAGATGGCTGTGAAGTACGATCTTAACGTGATTGGCGGGTCTCAGTTCGTAATCGAGAATGACACGCTCTACAACGTGGCTTATCTATTCCGCCGCGATGGCTCGATTGGCAAACAATACAAAATCCATATCACGCCAAGTGAGCGAAAATGGTGGGGAGTGAATCCGGGCAAGTCGGTTGAGGTATTTGATACTGATTGTGGGCGAATCGCGATCCAAATCTGCTATGACATCGAGTTTCCCGAGCTCACACGCATCGCGACCCAAAAAGGAGCCTCGATTGTCTTTGTTCCGTTCAATACCGATACCCAACACGGCTATCTGCGCGTGAGATATTGCTCGCAAGCACGGTGTATTGAAAACCATTTATACGTCGCGATTTCAGGTTGCACGGGCAACCTCCCGTTCGTCGAAAACTCAGACATCCACTACGCACAGTCCGGGATCTTCACGCCTGCTGACGCTGAGTTTGCTCGGGAGGCTGTCGCGGCGGAATGCAACCCGAACGTGGAAACGTTGATCATTCACGACCTCGACTTTGAGCAACTCCGCCGACACCGCGAACAAGGATCCGTCCAAAATTGGAACGACCGCAAACGGGATCTCTACAAGATCGTTTACGAAGAAGACGGCAAGAGCTACGAAGTATAGACCGCTTTCCAAGCATAGACCGCTGGGCAGTGGTGGAGGACGACACACAGAGTCGTCACACAGAGTCGTTCCCGACCCAGCGGGCTGCCCGATCCTCGCCAAGTCCACGACGTTACCCGCAGGGTCAGATAGTGCCGTGCGGGGCAACGACATTCAGTGAGCTGGCTTGGTCGCTCCATCACCTTCATCGCAGACATGCGGGATCGGCTGGTCATGGAGGGTAGCCAGCGCGTTGGCAGCGGCCCGTTGTTCGGCGTCTTTCTTGTTGTTGCCCCAAGCGGGCGGGAAAGCCTGCGGGCCGATCAC of the Allorhodopirellula heiligendammensis genome contains:
- a CDS encoding response regulator transcription factor, producing MSLPPDYPDPSEACTADTVGAKSILLVDDTEVLRERLAMAMRSRGLEALTAGNYEEAVSIFQRNPCDLAVLDLRMPGRSGLDLLRRLLQIKPDCRIIMLSGFGSIPASIDAVRAGAVNFLSKPADADDILSAFVRGDEPIVPEGGLAFPAPSLARNEWEHIHRVLADCNNNISEAARRLGIHRRSLQRKLRKRAPIDPKTPGAEDFFDGEAEFEGDEE
- a CDS encoding bifunctional GNAT family N-acetyltransferase/carbon-nitrogen hydrolase family protein, whose translation is METLDLAKFEWKTVVRQLTRDDFDALTALAEKCFPGMPTFGREELESQLEIFPEGQIVVEIDGKIAASSSSLILEYDAGLEWHNWKAISDSGFIRNHKPKGDTLYGIEIMVDPEFRGMKLSRRLYDARKDLCRRMNLAQIIIGGRIPGYHRRADEMSAREYIDSVLEKNNYDPVLTAQLSNGFIVRGLIPNYLPSDTESCGYATYAIWTNLEHIPGAKRRFHHVIEPIRVCVVQYQLRTIKNFDEFAQQCEFFLDTASDYKCDFVLFPELFTTQLLSCVDATRPGQAARQLAAFTPQYLDLFTEMAVKYDLNVIGGSQFVIENDTLYNVAYLFRRDGSIGKQYKIHITPSERKWWGVNPGKSVEVFDTDCGRIAIQICYDIEFPELTRIATQKGASIVFVPFNTDTQHGYLRVRYCSQARCIENHLYVAISGCTGNLPFVENSDIHYAQSGIFTPADAEFAREAVAAECNPNVETLIIHDLDFEQLRRHREQGSVQNWNDRKRDLYKIVYEEDGKSYEV